A genomic region of Nitrospira lenta contains the following coding sequences:
- the rbfA gene encoding 30S ribosome-binding factor RbfA: MSKATYKRSDRVADQIRMEVADILMRKIKDPRVRSVTVTDVELTADLRIAYIFVTTMEKEQAERDVFAGLSKASGFVRAELGRRLALRYLPEIVFKRDETGPRGDRVMKLLDELQPHETAQDTADGTSGPAELIIPPMRTK, encoded by the coding sequence ATGTCCAAAGCCACATATAAACGATCAGACCGAGTGGCCGATCAGATTCGTATGGAAGTGGCAGATATCTTGATGCGCAAGATCAAGGATCCGCGCGTGCGGTCGGTCACGGTGACCGATGTCGAACTGACGGCGGATTTACGGATCGCCTATATCTTCGTTACGACAATGGAGAAAGAGCAGGCTGAGCGCGATGTGTTCGCCGGATTGTCGAAGGCCAGTGGCTTTGTTCGTGCCGAGCTGGGCCGGCGATTGGCGCTGCGCTATTTGCCGGAGATCGTGTTCAAGCGAGATGAGACGGGCCCGCGCGGCGACCGAGTGATGAAACTGCTCGATGAGTTGCAGCCGCATGAGACGGCCCAAGACACGGCCGATGGCACGTCAGGTCCGGCGGAGTTGATTATTCCTCCGATGAGAACCAAGTGA
- a CDS encoding M16 family metallopeptidase encodes MYRKLILENGVRLVTERIPTLKSVTVGIWVNAGSRDEQPAQAGYSHFIEHMFFKGTTSRSATDISREIDALGGEMNAFTTRETTTFYVKVLDQHLPKALDLLSDLLHRSKFAPKDIEKEKQVVLEEIRMVQDDPEDLVQELHTGQVMGRHPLGRPILGRATTIGALRRQDLLDYVDARYQPQEIVVAVAGSFDQRALERTIAREFGRRRPSSQQSHVRRAPDLLGGVVMQRKQLEQVHLCIGMKGISAGHPDRYAAYVLNSVLGGSVSSRLFQEVREKRGLAYSIYSFLSGYSDGGTITVYAGTRQKEVERVLDVIRREIRRMAANSITRDELKRTKDQMKGSLMLSLESSHSRMNKLAKDEMIKGKRTSLDDMTRAIDAVTSKQMERVAQELLDEQAMAVTGLGPLSARQLQLSR; translated from the coding sequence GTGTATCGTAAACTCATTCTGGAGAACGGGGTCCGCTTGGTGACCGAGCGGATCCCCACTCTCAAGTCAGTCACCGTCGGCATTTGGGTCAATGCCGGTTCGCGTGATGAACAGCCGGCGCAAGCCGGATATTCTCACTTCATCGAACACATGTTTTTCAAGGGGACGACCAGCCGGTCGGCTACCGATATCTCCCGCGAGATTGATGCACTGGGCGGCGAGATGAACGCCTTTACCACGCGTGAGACCACCACGTTCTATGTGAAAGTTCTCGACCAGCATCTGCCGAAGGCCCTCGACCTGCTTTCCGATCTCTTGCATCGCTCCAAATTCGCTCCGAAGGATATTGAAAAAGAAAAACAGGTTGTGCTGGAAGAAATCCGCATGGTGCAGGATGATCCGGAGGATCTTGTCCAGGAGCTCCATACGGGCCAGGTCATGGGCCGTCATCCGTTGGGTCGTCCGATACTTGGGCGGGCCACGACGATCGGAGCATTGCGGCGGCAGGATCTTCTCGACTATGTCGACGCGCGGTATCAGCCCCAGGAGATTGTCGTCGCAGTGGCGGGAAGTTTTGACCAGCGCGCGCTGGAGCGGACCATTGCGCGTGAGTTCGGCCGTCGTCGTCCGTCATCGCAGCAGTCTCATGTGCGCCGTGCGCCGGATCTTCTCGGTGGCGTGGTGATGCAGCGGAAGCAGCTAGAGCAGGTCCATCTTTGCATCGGCATGAAGGGAATTTCAGCCGGCCATCCTGACCGATACGCGGCTTATGTCTTGAACAGCGTACTGGGCGGGAGCGTAAGTTCACGTCTGTTTCAGGAAGTCAGGGAAAAGCGGGGGCTTGCCTATTCGATCTATTCTTTTCTCTCCGGCTATTCAGACGGCGGGACCATTACTGTGTATGCGGGAACGCGCCAGAAAGAAGTCGAGCGGGTGCTTGATGTCATTCGTCGGGAGATTCGCCGCATGGCTGCCAACAGCATTACTCGGGATGAGTTGAAGCGAACGAAGGATCAAATGAAGGGTAGTCTGATGCTCAGCCTGGAGAGTTCGCATAGTCGGATGAACAAGCTGGCCAAGGACGAAATGATCAAAGGCAAGCGCACGTCACTCGATGACATGACGCGGGCCATCGATGCCGTGACCTCCAAGCAGATGGAGCGAGTCGCACAGGAACTTCTCGACGAACAGGCAATGGCGGTCACGGGCCTTGGGCCTTTGTCTGCGCGCCAACTCCAGCTTTCGAGATGA
- a CDS encoding DUF503 domain-containing protein, whose protein sequence is MVVGVCTVELWIPESQSLKDKRQVLHSVKDRLRGKFNLSIAEVDGQDLWQKAVLGMACVANDGSHAEQVMEQALNVIKSMPTIELVRVHRELL, encoded by the coding sequence ATGGTTGTAGGCGTCTGCACCGTCGAGCTGTGGATTCCGGAGAGTCAGTCGCTCAAGGATAAGCGACAGGTTCTGCATAGCGTGAAGGATCGCTTGCGCGGCAAGTTCAACCTCTCCATCGCCGAAGTGGACGGGCAAGACCTCTGGCAAAAAGCGGTGCTCGGGATGGCCTGTGTGGCGAATGACGGGAGTCATGCCGAGCAGGTTATGGAGCAGGCGCTCAACGTCATCAAGAGTATGCCAACCATTGAACTGGTCCGTGTGCATCGGGAGCTATTGTAG
- the infB gene encoding translation initiation factor IF-2 yields the protein MRVYELAKKLGMENKDLIPELKKMGVPVASHSSALDDDTVQKALDKLSQKAKGAKASGKASGDDVVGKTRDTEVKHESGHGAKASKAAIVEEPAKADKRRILIKRKKDDEPVEASALVAPPPSEAEPSAVAAPPVAHPVVSEPPPPPPVVLPELPEIGTILAQPPPAPVEKVVVKPAAVLPGAAPGAVLTPEALAAKKKSQALEAIEAEGLKEKLKKAKKTGRPKEEPDVKHREDAARWQDLRAIPTVPRRDDRSRHLHHSAPSEITKPRRKSVKVTLGTTVKEFAELIGQRPADIVRKLMEMGQMLTFNQPMNMDVASMIAEEAGVKVEISVEKAGDELLEAVVQAGEGDERLEPRPPVVTIMGHVDHGKTSLLDAIRQTKVAEGEAGGITQHIGAYTVSVHGKQVTFLDTPGHEAFTAMRSRGAKVTDIVILVVAADDGVMPQTIEAINHAKAAGVPLIVAMNKIDKPEANPDRVRNALSEYGLISEAWGGDTIMVEVSAKQKTGLDTLLEMILLQSEVLELKADPHRQAKGTVVEAKLERGRGPVATVLVQNGTLKVGDVFVVGTFSGRVRALLNDRGVKTQQATPSIPVEVIGLPGVPSAGDVFQVVSDERVAREIADERAQKQRSADLAGQTKVSLDDLFARIKEGSAKELAIVIKADVQGSSEALAAAVEKLPTPAVRIRVIHNGVGGITESDVLLAAASRAIIIGFNVRPEPKAANLAEQQGVDVRLYTIIYEALSDIKAAMEGLLDPTLKERSLGRAEVRQVFTIPKAGVVAGSYVVDGTISRAAVGVRLIRDNVVVFEGRLGSLRRFKDDVREVQQGYECGISIENFNDIKAGDVIEAYTIDKIAGKL from the coding sequence ATGCGTGTCTATGAATTAGCGAAGAAGCTGGGGATGGAGAATAAAGACCTCATCCCTGAACTCAAGAAGATGGGTGTGCCTGTCGCCTCTCACAGCAGTGCGCTCGATGACGACACGGTGCAAAAAGCTCTGGACAAACTCAGCCAGAAAGCCAAAGGGGCCAAGGCGAGTGGGAAGGCGTCAGGCGACGATGTGGTCGGAAAAACACGTGACACCGAGGTAAAGCACGAGAGTGGGCACGGCGCCAAGGCGTCAAAGGCGGCAATTGTTGAGGAGCCGGCAAAGGCGGACAAGCGGCGCATTCTCATCAAGCGCAAGAAGGACGATGAGCCGGTTGAGGCCAGTGCTCTGGTCGCTCCCCCGCCGAGTGAGGCTGAGCCATCCGCCGTGGCGGCACCGCCTGTTGCGCATCCGGTGGTGAGTGAACCGCCTCCTCCTCCACCTGTGGTCTTGCCGGAGTTGCCGGAAATCGGAACGATCCTCGCGCAGCCTCCGCCTGCTCCGGTCGAGAAGGTTGTGGTCAAGCCCGCGGCCGTTTTGCCTGGCGCTGCGCCAGGAGCTGTGCTGACGCCGGAAGCGCTCGCAGCTAAAAAGAAGAGCCAGGCGCTTGAGGCGATTGAAGCGGAAGGGCTCAAGGAAAAACTCAAGAAGGCCAAAAAGACCGGTCGGCCCAAGGAAGAGCCGGATGTGAAGCATCGTGAAGATGCCGCACGGTGGCAGGATCTTCGTGCCATTCCGACTGTGCCGCGCCGCGATGATCGCTCTCGGCACCTCCATCATAGCGCTCCATCTGAAATTACCAAGCCGCGCAGAAAGAGCGTTAAGGTTACGCTGGGGACGACAGTCAAAGAATTTGCGGAGCTGATCGGGCAGCGTCCGGCAGACATTGTGCGAAAGCTGATGGAGATGGGGCAGATGCTCACCTTCAATCAGCCGATGAATATGGATGTGGCCTCGATGATTGCCGAGGAAGCCGGCGTCAAAGTGGAAATCTCCGTCGAGAAGGCCGGCGATGAACTCCTGGAGGCTGTGGTGCAAGCGGGGGAAGGCGATGAGCGCCTGGAGCCCAGGCCTCCGGTCGTCACCATCATGGGCCATGTCGACCACGGGAAAACCTCTCTCCTGGATGCGATCAGGCAAACGAAGGTGGCCGAGGGCGAAGCGGGCGGGATTACGCAGCACATCGGTGCCTATACCGTCTCGGTCCATGGGAAGCAGGTCACATTCCTGGATACGCCAGGCCATGAAGCCTTTACCGCGATGCGGTCGCGTGGAGCGAAGGTGACGGACATCGTCATTCTCGTGGTGGCTGCTGACGACGGTGTGATGCCGCAGACCATCGAAGCCATCAACCACGCAAAGGCCGCCGGGGTGCCGCTGATTGTGGCCATGAATAAGATCGACAAGCCCGAGGCCAACCCGGACCGGGTGCGGAATGCGCTGTCCGAGTACGGATTGATTTCAGAGGCTTGGGGTGGCGACACCATCATGGTGGAGGTGTCCGCCAAGCAGAAGACCGGTCTTGATACGTTACTGGAAATGATTTTGTTGCAGTCGGAAGTGCTGGAGCTGAAGGCCGATCCTCACCGTCAGGCCAAGGGAACGGTTGTGGAAGCCAAGCTGGAGCGGGGCCGTGGCCCTGTTGCAACGGTCTTAGTGCAGAACGGCACCCTCAAGGTGGGCGATGTGTTTGTTGTCGGAACATTCAGTGGCCGCGTCCGTGCGCTCCTCAACGACCGGGGCGTCAAGACGCAGCAGGCGACACCGTCGATCCCCGTTGAGGTGATTGGGTTGCCTGGCGTGCCTTCCGCTGGCGATGTCTTCCAAGTGGTTTCCGACGAGCGAGTGGCGCGAGAAATTGCCGATGAGCGGGCGCAGAAGCAGCGCTCGGCGGATCTCGCGGGTCAGACGAAAGTCTCGCTCGACGATCTCTTTGCCAGAATTAAAGAGGGGTCCGCCAAGGAACTCGCCATTGTCATTAAGGCGGATGTGCAAGGTTCATCCGAGGCGCTGGCTGCGGCAGTTGAAAAGCTTCCCACGCCTGCCGTCAGGATCCGGGTTATTCACAACGGCGTCGGTGGAATTACGGAGTCCGATGTGCTCCTGGCCGCTGCCTCGCGCGCGATTATTATCGGATTCAACGTCCGCCCTGAACCGAAGGCTGCGAATCTAGCTGAGCAACAAGGGGTCGACGTTCGTTTGTACACGATTATTTATGAAGCGCTGTCCGACATTAAAGCGGCAATGGAAGGGTTGCTTGATCCCACGCTCAAAGAGCGGTCGTTGGGCCGGGCGGAAGTGCGCCAGGTGTTCACGATTCCCAAGGCCGGTGTCGTGGCCGGTTCCTACGTCGTCGATGGCACGATTTCTCGAGCGGCGGTGGGTGTCCGACTGATTCGCGACAACGTGGTGGTCTTCGAAGGACGCCTCGGATCGCTGCGCCGGTTCAAGGATGACGTACGCGAAGTTCAGCAGGGATACGAGTGCGGTATCAGCATCGAGAACTTTAATGACATCAAGGCCGGCGACGTGATCGAGGCCTATACGATCGATAAGATCGCGGGGAAGCTCTAA
- the rpsO gene encoding 30S ribosomal protein S15, whose product MALLKEAKTELIKQYRQHDTDSGSPEVQIAVLTNRITYLTEHFKLHKKDHHSRRGLLQLVGRRRRLLDYLRGVDEARYRAVIERLGIRK is encoded by the coding sequence ATGGCCTTGTTGAAGGAAGCAAAAACAGAGTTGATCAAGCAGTATCGCCAGCACGATACGGATTCGGGCTCTCCCGAAGTTCAGATCGCGGTGCTGACCAACCGGATTACCTATTTGACCGAGCATTTCAAGCTGCACAAGAAGGATCACCATTCACGGCGTGGTCTCTTGCAGCTGGTCGGACGGCGGCGTCGGTTGCTCGACTATCTGCGTGGCGTCGATGAAGCGCGCTATCGCGCAGTCATTGAACGACTCGGTATTCGCAAGTAG
- the truB gene encoding tRNA pseudouridine(55) synthase TruB → MALVTGGRQQTRVGDGVLIVNKEAGWTSHDVVAKVRGLLGGIKVGHAGTLDPAATGVLPLLIGKATRVAEYLVGWDKEYRAVLRLGETTDTQDATGTVLQRVDTAGVSADALNGVVARFRGPQKQMPPMYSAVKVAGRPLYKSARAGETVERAERDIVIHELEVTAVDGRDIALRVVCSKGTYIRTLCTDMGQALGVGGHLLSLERTRVGSLAVEQALTVEQIAAHVAIGSMESVLLTLDQVLAQLPLVTVTTEQATRVLHGAPIGLPQDLPPTLSPLRLKDEQGRLLAIGTYDGQGKGSVRIDKVLVDSESLN, encoded by the coding sequence ATGGCGCTGGTGACGGGCGGGCGGCAACAGACTCGTGTGGGCGATGGCGTGCTCATCGTCAACAAAGAGGCCGGGTGGACGTCTCATGACGTCGTGGCGAAAGTGCGCGGCCTGTTGGGCGGAATCAAGGTCGGCCATGCTGGCACGCTGGATCCCGCGGCGACAGGGGTATTGCCGTTACTGATCGGGAAGGCCACGCGCGTCGCGGAATATCTGGTGGGTTGGGACAAAGAGTATCGTGCGGTCTTGCGGTTGGGCGAAACAACGGATACGCAAGACGCGACCGGAACGGTGCTTCAGCGGGTTGACACAGCGGGCGTGAGTGCTGACGCTCTTAACGGCGTGGTCGCTCGATTTCGCGGGCCGCAAAAGCAAATGCCCCCGATGTATTCGGCGGTGAAGGTGGCCGGGCGACCGTTGTATAAGTCGGCGCGTGCAGGCGAAACCGTTGAGCGGGCAGAGCGGGACATCGTCATTCATGAGCTCGAAGTGACGGCCGTCGACGGACGTGACATTGCCTTGCGAGTCGTGTGTTCGAAGGGGACATATATTCGTACGCTGTGCACCGATATGGGGCAGGCGCTGGGCGTCGGCGGACATCTGTTGTCGCTCGAACGTACGCGCGTCGGATCGCTGGCGGTGGAGCAGGCGCTGACCGTCGAGCAGATTGCCGCTCATGTGGCGATCGGGTCGATGGAATCCGTTCTGCTGACGCTGGATCAGGTGTTGGCGCAGCTTCCGCTCGTGACGGTGACGACGGAGCAAGCCACGCGCGTGTTGCACGGAGCGCCAATTGGGCTGCCGCAGGATCTGCCGCCAACCTTGTCGCCCCTTCGCTTGAAGGATGAGCAGGGACGGCTGTTGGCGATTGGGACGTATGACGGGCAGGGTAAAGGGTCGGTCAGAATTGACAAAGTGTTAGTGGACAGTGAATCACTCAATTAA
- the mutS gene encoding DNA mismatch repair protein MutS yields MSEHDASPLMRQYREIKRGYEHAILFFRVGDFYEMFYQDAQEASRILSIALTSRDKNSPNPVPLCGVPYHAATGYIAKLLKAGRTVALCEQVEDPKLAKGLVRREVVRLYTPGTLVETEFLSPVESNFLAAVAISPTAKPQPVIGLAMLEVSTGEFWIAEFQGDQAQTQTLDELARLDPREILFAPTARREDRTWLDQMKGIRLCERDPSTFEPERAARLLQEQFHVHSLDVFGCQGLTMGIGAAGAVLSYFRDTQPTAPLDYIRRPRVRRVSDAMHLDSVTIRNLELLKPMGALDDSLSGKPATLLSVLDRTVTAMGSRLLRQWLVRPLIQSDSIQARLDAVGELKDRIAARVALRAALRTVQDLSRLSGRIVLGVAGPRELLALKDSLAALPEIATQLASLVSLHLTEAREAWDDGRDLAALIEQALQPEAPMSLRDGGVIRDGYHADVDELRKVNTEGKHWIAALEAKERERTGIESLKVRYNQVFGYYIEITKANLARVPADFIRKQTLVNAERFMTPELKELEERVTGAEVKLLALEQELFAQLRATLAGHAGRLQEMAGKLALIDVLAGLAETAALNQYTKPVINDGGLIDIRGGRHPVVERLTEEMTFVPNDTVLNLDSQRLQILTGPNMAGKSTFLRQVALIVLLAQIGSFVPATAATIGVVDRIFTRVGASDNLASGHSTFMVEMVETATILHSATVRSLILLDEIGRGTSTYDGLSIAWAVAEYIHDRRTLGARTLFATHYHEMTQLEQQRDGIKNFRVAVQERDGDVVFLRKIVAGGADRSYGIYVAKLAGLPPSVITRAQDVLVQLERPEAAQIAESDLRTEPAAAPLPQPHPLVEEVRQIDLFSMTPLDALNRLADLQRKVTPSSKDAPL; encoded by the coding sequence ATGAGTGAGCACGACGCCAGTCCGCTGATGCGGCAATACCGGGAGATCAAGCGCGGCTACGAACATGCCATCTTGTTTTTCCGGGTGGGCGATTTCTACGAAATGTTTTATCAGGATGCGCAGGAAGCGTCGCGCATTCTTTCTATCGCCCTGACCTCGCGCGATAAGAACAGTCCGAATCCAGTCCCGCTCTGCGGCGTGCCATACCACGCCGCGACCGGCTATATCGCCAAACTGCTGAAGGCCGGACGCACGGTCGCCCTATGCGAGCAGGTCGAGGACCCTAAGCTCGCCAAAGGGCTGGTACGCCGCGAAGTCGTCCGGCTATACACGCCAGGCACACTCGTCGAAACCGAGTTTCTTTCTCCGGTCGAATCAAACTTTCTCGCAGCAGTTGCCATCAGTCCAACGGCAAAGCCACAACCCGTGATCGGATTGGCAATGCTCGAAGTCTCCACCGGAGAATTCTGGATTGCCGAATTTCAGGGGGATCAGGCTCAGACGCAAACGTTGGATGAGCTGGCCCGCCTGGACCCCCGTGAAATTCTGTTTGCGCCGACGGCCAGACGGGAAGACCGTACCTGGCTCGATCAGATGAAAGGCATCCGTCTGTGCGAGCGTGACCCATCGACGTTTGAACCGGAACGAGCCGCTCGCCTACTGCAAGAACAGTTTCACGTTCACTCGCTGGATGTATTCGGTTGTCAGGGTCTGACGATGGGAATCGGCGCGGCCGGCGCAGTCCTGAGCTACTTCCGCGACACCCAACCAACAGCGCCGCTGGATTACATTCGTCGTCCGCGCGTCCGTCGAGTCTCGGACGCAATGCATTTGGACAGCGTCACCATTCGCAATCTTGAACTGCTCAAACCGATGGGGGCGTTAGACGATAGTCTCAGCGGGAAACCTGCCACACTGCTTTCCGTGCTTGATCGAACCGTCACCGCCATGGGCAGCCGCCTGCTTCGCCAATGGTTAGTCCGGCCACTGATTCAGAGTGATTCAATCCAAGCCCGACTCGATGCCGTCGGAGAATTGAAAGACCGGATTGCGGCACGCGTGGCCTTGCGCGCAGCACTCAGAACGGTACAGGACCTTTCACGCCTGAGCGGCCGCATCGTTCTAGGCGTGGCTGGCCCCCGTGAACTTCTGGCGTTGAAGGACTCCCTCGCCGCCCTTCCTGAAATCGCCACACAGCTGGCTTCACTCGTAAGCCTCCATCTCACCGAAGCACGCGAAGCATGGGATGACGGGCGCGATCTCGCCGCCCTGATTGAACAGGCGCTTCAACCGGAGGCGCCGATGTCGCTTCGCGATGGAGGCGTGATCCGCGACGGATACCACGCTGACGTGGACGAACTGCGAAAAGTCAACACCGAAGGCAAACACTGGATTGCCGCATTGGAGGCAAAAGAACGGGAACGGACCGGCATCGAATCCCTGAAAGTACGTTACAATCAGGTATTCGGCTATTACATCGAGATCACCAAGGCGAACTTGGCCCGCGTGCCGGCGGACTTTATCCGCAAGCAAACACTGGTCAACGCCGAACGGTTCATGACCCCCGAGTTGAAAGAACTTGAAGAGCGCGTGACAGGCGCCGAAGTGAAGCTGTTGGCTCTGGAACAGGAGCTGTTTGCGCAACTGCGTGCCACACTCGCTGGCCATGCCGGCCGCCTGCAAGAGATGGCCGGGAAACTTGCCTTGATCGATGTCCTGGCCGGGCTGGCTGAAACCGCCGCATTGAATCAATATACGAAACCCGTCATCAACGATGGCGGGTTGATTGACATTCGAGGCGGCCGGCATCCCGTCGTGGAGCGGCTGACTGAAGAGATGACCTTCGTACCGAATGATACGGTACTGAATCTGGACTCACAGCGCCTTCAGATCCTGACAGGACCGAATATGGCAGGGAAAAGCACGTTTCTTCGCCAGGTCGCCTTGATTGTGCTGCTCGCGCAAATCGGCAGTTTCGTCCCGGCTACTGCGGCGACGATCGGCGTAGTCGATCGGATCTTCACCCGCGTCGGAGCCTCAGATAATCTAGCCAGCGGTCACAGCACCTTCATGGTAGAGATGGTGGAAACCGCCACGATCCTTCACAGCGCGACCGTGCGGAGTTTGATCCTGCTTGATGAAATCGGCCGAGGCACTAGCACCTATGATGGACTCAGTATTGCCTGGGCCGTCGCGGAATACATCCACGATCGCAGGACGCTCGGAGCGCGGACGTTGTTCGCCACGCATTATCATGAGATGACCCAATTAGAACAACAGCGCGACGGGATCAAGAATTTCCGAGTGGCGGTGCAGGAGCGTGACGGCGACGTGGTTTTCCTCCGAAAAATTGTTGCCGGAGGAGCGGACCGCAGCTACGGCATCTACGTCGCGAAATTAGCAGGGCTTCCGCCATCCGTCATCACCAGAGCCCAAGATGTTCTTGTGCAGCTGGAGCGACCGGAAGCGGCTCAGATCGCAGAGTCAGATCTCCGTACAGAGCCTGCTGCCGCACCGTTGCCACAACCGCATCCCCTCGTCGAGGAGGTTCGACAGATCGATTTATTTTCAATGACGCCTCTGGACGCTCTCAACCGGCTTGCAGACCTACAGCGAAAAGTAACGCCTTCGTCTAAAGACGCCCCGCTCTGA
- the pnp gene encoding polyribonucleotide nucleotidyltransferase, with protein MVHVVELEIAGRTLRLETGRVAKQADGSIWATYGDTVILATAVASQNAKPGIDFLPLTVDYIEKAYAAGKIPGGYFKREGRPAEKEVLTSRLIDRPLRPLFPEGYYFETQVIASVLSADKTGATDVVGITAASAALSISNIPFAGPVAGVKIGRVNGQFVVNPDLETLEVSDLHLVVAGTADAIMMVEAGANELPEATMLEALALAHAEIKKIVAKISELAKLVGSKKREVKVEAIDPALAAKVKAMVAQPIRDAIMIPNKAARQERLDQVMAEAVEKLKNPDVPTTERHVKIVFHGLEYTEVRNMILEKRSRADGRGPADIRPITCEVGALPRAHGSAIFTRGETQSLAVVTLGTTDDEQRIDALEGEYTRTFMLHYNFPPFSVGEARPLRTPGRREVGHGALAERALKPVIPGKDVFPYTLRIVSEILESNGSSSMATVCGGTLAMLDAGIPIKEPVAGIAMGLIKEGDGVIILSDILGLEDHLGDMDFKVCGTKNGVTALQMDIKIGGITMALMQQALEQARSGRIHILERMASALTTHRTNLSPFAPRIYTVKVKQDKIRDIIGQGGKTIRAIQADCGVKINIEDTGIVTIASADEASLQKAKDMINRLTEEVEIGKIYMGTVRKIMDFGAFVEVLPGTDGLVHISQLAHHRVKAVADEVAEGDQIMVKVLEIDRQGKIRLSRKETMPAPTGGSQEPAAE; from the coding sequence ATGGTACACGTTGTTGAATTGGAGATTGCAGGTCGCACCTTGCGGCTTGAAACCGGTCGAGTGGCCAAGCAGGCCGACGGCTCGATTTGGGCCACGTACGGGGACACGGTCATATTGGCGACGGCGGTAGCGTCACAGAACGCCAAGCCCGGTATCGATTTTCTACCCCTCACCGTCGATTATATTGAAAAAGCCTATGCCGCTGGAAAGATCCCGGGAGGATATTTCAAGCGTGAGGGGCGTCCGGCTGAAAAGGAAGTCCTGACCAGCCGCTTGATCGATCGCCCGCTGCGCCCGCTCTTCCCCGAAGGCTACTACTTTGAAACTCAGGTCATTGCCTCCGTCTTGTCCGCAGATAAAACTGGCGCGACCGATGTGGTCGGCATTACAGCGGCCTCCGCGGCCTTATCGATTTCGAATATCCCGTTCGCGGGACCGGTAGCCGGCGTGAAGATTGGCCGGGTAAATGGCCAATTTGTCGTGAATCCCGATCTGGAGACCTTGGAGGTCAGCGATCTCCATTTGGTGGTGGCTGGTACGGCGGATGCCATCATGATGGTCGAAGCGGGTGCCAATGAATTGCCCGAGGCCACGATGCTGGAAGCATTGGCCTTGGCCCATGCCGAGATTAAGAAAATCGTCGCAAAGATTTCCGAGCTGGCCAAGCTGGTCGGGAGCAAAAAGCGCGAAGTGAAAGTCGAAGCGATCGATCCGGCCCTGGCTGCCAAAGTGAAGGCGATGGTCGCGCAGCCGATTCGCGATGCGATCATGATCCCGAACAAGGCCGCGCGTCAGGAGCGGTTGGATCAAGTCATGGCCGAGGCCGTCGAAAAACTCAAGAATCCCGATGTGCCCACTACCGAGCGCCACGTCAAGATCGTCTTCCACGGATTGGAATACACCGAAGTCCGGAACATGATTCTCGAAAAGCGCTCACGGGCTGACGGGCGCGGCCCGGCGGATATCCGGCCGATCACCTGCGAAGTCGGGGCCTTGCCTCGCGCGCACGGGTCCGCCATTTTCACGCGCGGCGAAACACAGAGTCTTGCAGTCGTGACGTTGGGGACGACGGATGACGAGCAGCGTATCGATGCGCTGGAAGGCGAGTACACCCGTACCTTCATGCTGCATTACAATTTCCCGCCATTCAGTGTCGGCGAGGCGCGGCCGCTTCGGACGCCGGGTCGGCGCGAGGTTGGTCACGGGGCCTTGGCAGAGCGGGCGCTGAAACCGGTCATTCCCGGGAAAGACGTGTTTCCCTATACGCTCCGCATCGTCTCTGAAATTCTGGAGTCCAACGGATCATCGTCGATGGCGACCGTCTGCGGCGGCACCCTGGCGATGCTGGATGCCGGCATTCCCATCAAGGAGCCGGTGGCGGGTATCGCGATGGGCCTGATTAAGGAAGGGGATGGAGTCATCATTCTCTCCGATATCCTTGGCCTCGAAGATCATTTGGGCGATATGGACTTTAAAGTCTGCGGAACGAAGAATGGCGTGACGGCCTTGCAGATGGACATCAAGATCGGCGGGATCACGATGGCCTTGATGCAGCAGGCGCTGGAACAGGCCCGTTCTGGACGCATTCATATCCTTGAGCGGATGGCCTCAGCGTTGACCACGCATCGTACGAACCTCTCGCCATTTGCTCCGCGTATCTATACGGTCAAGGTTAAGCAGGATAAGATCCGTGACATTATCGGTCAGGGCGGGAAAACCATCCGCGCCATCCAGGCTGATTGCGGCGTCAAGATCAATATCGAAGACACTGGCATTGTCACCATTGCATCTGCCGACGAGGCCTCGCTGCAGAAGGCGAAGGATATGATCAACCGGCTGACCGAGGAAGTTGAAATCGGCAAGATTTATATGGGTACGGTTCGCAAGATTATGGACTTCGGCGCATTCGTCGAAGTGTTGCCAGGCACCGATGGCCTGGTGCACATTTCTCAGTTGGCGCACCATCGTGTGAAAGCCGTTGCCGACGAAGTCGCAGAAGGCGATCAGATTATGGTGAAGGTCTTGGAGATCGACCGGCAGGGCAAGATCCGGTTGAGCCGGAAAGAGACCATGCCAGCGCCGACAGGGGGCTCACAGGAACCAGCGGCCGAGTAA